In Halopseudomonas nanhaiensis, a single window of DNA contains:
- a CDS encoding DUF4174 domain-containing protein — MLTDLSSLQWQNRIIVVHDVGDAEKAAALLEDNAPGITDRDLIWLVFDGSETRTNYPGSIAPELKANTLETYRLEPGQVILIGKDGGVKNRLEQVDLEALFADIDAMPMRRNEMRE, encoded by the coding sequence ATGCTGACAGACCTTTCCAGCCTGCAATGGCAAAACCGGATCATCGTGGTTCATGACGTTGGCGACGCAGAGAAGGCAGCAGCGCTGCTCGAAGACAATGCACCCGGCATTACTGATCGCGATCTCATCTGGTTGGTGTTCGATGGCTCTGAAACCAGGACCAACTACCCGGGCTCAATAGCGCCGGAACTGAAGGCCAATACGCTGGAAACCTACCGGCTCGAGCCCGGCCAGGTGATCCTGATTGGCAAGGATGGCGGCGTAAAAAATCGGCTGGAGCAGGTCGATCTGGAGGCGCTGTTCGCGGACATCGACGCCATGCCCATGCGCCGGAACGAGATGCGGGAGTAA
- a CDS encoding GGDEF domain-containing protein has protein sequence MDARGVEEGPRSQFWLMSMRCCLMAGSVDIAFFFIFHYLGSPILAWVNVASVAMYAVAYFALKRRRNRLAVLLIWLEVLGHSALGTLLVGWHSGFHYYLLMFIPALFAGTRSVRWAGISVFCLWLFYIALSFTMRVVDPIQPIPANALAGLHLFNLTVVFIMFSYLSVYYMMTVKQAHRVLRRMATTDPLTRLFNRRHMIELAARDISGNDRHSPQLAILLMDVDHFKQLNDRFGHDLGDRVLCELSSVIKDAVREKDYVGRWGGEEFLAVLPDSDSSQAGMIAERVRAAVDEFDWSRLGLDTAVTLSIGVSHLVPGESFNECVARADSALYISKDSGRNRVSIASCIELSSKSDYAASSAV, from the coding sequence ATGGATGCACGAGGTGTGGAGGAGGGACCCCGCTCGCAGTTTTGGCTGATGAGCATGCGCTGCTGCCTCATGGCAGGCAGTGTGGATATCGCGTTTTTCTTTATCTTCCACTATCTGGGCTCGCCTATTCTGGCATGGGTCAACGTGGCGAGCGTCGCCATGTATGCCGTTGCCTATTTTGCGCTCAAGCGCCGGCGTAACCGATTGGCAGTGCTCCTGATCTGGTTGGAAGTGTTGGGACACTCGGCGTTGGGCACCTTGTTGGTGGGGTGGCACAGCGGCTTTCATTACTATCTTCTAATGTTCATACCCGCCCTCTTTGCAGGCACGCGATCCGTGCGCTGGGCCGGCATTTCGGTTTTCTGCCTTTGGCTGTTCTATATTGCGCTCAGCTTTACCATGCGCGTGGTTGACCCTATCCAGCCGATCCCGGCGAATGCGCTCGCCGGTTTGCATCTTTTCAATTTGACTGTTGTGTTCATCATGTTCAGTTACCTCTCGGTGTACTACATGATGACGGTCAAACAGGCGCATCGGGTCCTTCGTCGTATGGCTACCACGGATCCGCTTACACGGCTTTTCAACCGTCGACACATGATCGAGCTGGCGGCCCGGGATATTTCCGGCAACGACCGGCACAGTCCGCAACTGGCTATCCTGCTGATGGACGTGGATCACTTCAAACAGCTGAATGATCGCTTCGGGCATGATCTCGGCGATCGTGTCCTGTGCGAACTCAGCAGTGTCATCAAGGACGCTGTGCGTGAGAAGGACTATGTCGGCCGCTGGGGAGGGGAGGAGTTTTTGGCTGTGTTACCTGACAGCGACTCCAGTCAGGCAGGAATGATTGCCGAGCGGGTCAGAGCGGCTGTGGACGAATTCGATTGGTCCCGGCTCGGCCTGGACACTGCGGTAACCCTCAGCATTGGTGTCAGTCATCTCGTCCCTGGCGAGAGCTTCAACGAATGCGTTGCCCGAGCTGATTCAGCTTTGTATATCAGTAAGGACAGCGGTCGAAATCGAGTGTCGATTGCAAGCTGCATTGAGCTCAGTAGCAAGTCCGATTATGCAGCTAGTTCAGCTGTTTAA
- a CDS encoding PQQ-dependent sugar dehydrogenase gives MVPFRHSLIFLATVGLLTACDNSATADDTDQPSAPSNSAEVAPAASSNSADTESAQTTAASEQDEAESTDSGTPFSVSEVTRFEQPWAMTFLPDGRLLVTEMAGNLRLHDLDKDETGSIEGVPDVVHEGQGGLGDVLLHPQYKDNQQIYISYVEAGDGGTGAAVARARLALDDNGGGELEDLEVIWRQTPKVDGDGHFSHRLAFDDEGMLWISSGERQKFDPAQDMDGNLGKMIRLNADGSVPDGNPFTDQGDVAAQVWSLGHRNILGMAFDDEDRLWVAEMGPEGGDELNLIEKGANYGYPIVSNGEHYDGRDIPDHDTRPEFKAPLITWTPVISPAGFIIYDGELFPEWKGSGFIGGLSSKGLVRIEFDGENAREAERYDLDRRVREVEQGPDGAVWVLEDGRRGGDGTLLKLTPKE, from the coding sequence ATGGTCCCCTTCAGACATTCGCTCATCTTTCTCGCTACCGTTGGACTGTTGACGGCCTGCGACAATTCGGCAACCGCAGACGACACTGATCAGCCCTCTGCACCGTCCAACTCGGCCGAGGTTGCTCCGGCAGCGTCGTCTAACAGTGCCGATACCGAATCTGCTCAAACAACGGCGGCATCGGAACAGGACGAGGCGGAATCAACCGATTCCGGTACGCCGTTTTCCGTCAGCGAGGTGACGCGGTTCGAGCAACCCTGGGCCATGACATTCCTGCCCGACGGTCGACTGCTGGTGACGGAGATGGCCGGCAACCTGCGTCTGCACGATCTCGATAAAGACGAAACCGGCAGCATCGAGGGTGTGCCCGACGTGGTGCACGAAGGGCAGGGTGGCCTGGGTGATGTGCTCCTGCATCCGCAATACAAGGACAATCAGCAGATCTATATCAGCTATGTCGAGGCTGGAGACGGTGGTACCGGCGCTGCGGTCGCCCGGGCTCGGCTGGCATTGGACGACAACGGTGGCGGCGAGCTTGAGGATCTGGAGGTGATCTGGCGGCAAACGCCGAAGGTGGATGGCGATGGCCATTTCAGCCACCGCCTTGCCTTTGATGATGAAGGCATGCTCTGGATCAGCTCCGGCGAGCGCCAGAAGTTCGACCCGGCTCAGGACATGGACGGCAACCTGGGCAAGATGATCAGACTGAACGCCGACGGCAGCGTACCTGACGGGAACCCCTTTACCGATCAGGGTGACGTGGCCGCCCAGGTCTGGTCGCTTGGGCACCGTAACATTCTCGGCATGGCATTTGATGATGAAGACAGGTTGTGGGTGGCTGAGATGGGGCCGGAGGGCGGCGATGAGCTGAACCTGATCGAAAAAGGCGCCAACTACGGTTACCCGATCGTATCCAATGGCGAGCATTATGACGGCCGGGACATCCCCGATCACGATACCCGGCCGGAGTTCAAGGCACCCCTCATCACCTGGACGCCGGTGATTTCACCGGCAGGCTTCATCATCTACGACGGCGAGCTGTTCCCGGAATGGAAGGGTAGCGGCTTTATCGGCGGCCTCTCATCCAAGGGGCTGGTGCGTATCGAGTTTGATGGAGAAAACGCCCGGGAGGCGGAGCGCTATGATCTGGACCGTCGTGTACGCGAGGTTGAGCAGGGTCCGGACGGCGCTGTTTGGGTGTTGGAGGATGGCAGGCGTGGAGGCGACGGCACCCTGTTGAAGCTGACGCCGAAGGAGTAG
- a CDS encoding DUF3140 domain-containing protein: MASDKSRDDIWQEWKALVNMAPAELERWLETDESKSVGDADSGESTGHKSGKRIVEIKRTNKDDLTDDQWAHMAKVVGYINRHLAQGGPDKDVKTSAWRYSLMNWGHDPLKS, encoded by the coding sequence TTGGCTTCGGACAAATCACGAGACGATATCTGGCAGGAGTGGAAGGCGCTGGTGAACATGGCACCGGCCGAGCTCGAACGTTGGCTGGAGACTGACGAAAGCAAATCCGTGGGCGACGCAGACAGTGGCGAGTCCACCGGGCACAAGTCGGGTAAACGCATTGTGGAGATCAAGCGAACCAACAAGGACGATCTGACTGATGACCAATGGGCGCATATGGCCAAGGTGGTGGGTTATATCAACAGGCATCTGGCGCAAGGTGGCCCGGACAAGGATGTAAAAACCAGTGCCTGGCGCTATTCCCTGATGAACTGGGGACACGATCCGCTGAAGTCATAA
- a CDS encoding DUF3297 family protein: MNDTKSLPPLPDRLSSNPRSPHYVEEIFDHNVGIMLNGKERTNVEEYCISEGWIKTPSPKALDRRGQPVLITLKGKVEAFYS; encoded by the coding sequence ATGAACGATACGAAATCGCTGCCTCCTTTACCGGACAGGCTGTCCAGCAATCCCCGTAGTCCACATTATGTCGAAGAGATTTTCGACCATAATGTCGGCATCATGCTGAACGGCAAAGAGCGTACCAACGTCGAGGAGTACTGCATCAGCGAAGGTTGGATAAAAACCCCTTCCCCCAAGGCATTGGACCGCCGCGGTCAGCCAGTGCTGATCACGCTGAAAGGCAAGGTCGAAGCATTTTATAGCTAA
- a CDS encoding cation:proton antiporter, with protein MIELPIADPMLQLTVLAVGVLLVHLLFQRLSIPALVGLLVIGMLVGPGGFELVPREPVVGLLGTVGLVYIMFLAGIEIDLEVVRHHKAEAIGFGLTTFILSMVSAVGVGLVFGSGWAGALLIGAALSSHTLLGYPIIKRQKLMHHRPIVATIGGTLLTDTLALVLLVVVLQVAGGDTKGPGGYLPLILLVALVAVALFVLPRSSHWFFERPWAHRADKALAVLAVLFVLSMAAELIGTKNILGAFLAGLCLNRSLKSQPPLLEHVRFAGQVLFIPFFFLSTGMRLELDVLLGGSEAWREAGMLLLAILFAKFAAAWATGWWFGYRPTARIVMASLALPQAAATLAVAVTALQAELISATTVDAIIIVIFVTCLVGPLITRFAGKRIANDAEAEAEEKQGGGQAEPEEPAR; from the coding sequence ATGATCGAACTGCCTATCGCCGACCCGATGCTGCAGTTAACCGTATTGGCGGTCGGGGTGCTGTTGGTGCACCTGCTCTTCCAGCGGCTGAGCATCCCGGCGCTGGTCGGGCTGCTGGTGATCGGCATGCTGGTAGGCCCCGGCGGCTTTGAGCTCGTGCCCCGCGAGCCGGTGGTCGGGCTGCTCGGCACCGTCGGGCTCGTCTACATCATGTTCCTCGCCGGCATCGAGATCGATCTTGAGGTGGTCCGCCATCACAAGGCTGAAGCGATCGGGTTCGGACTGACGACATTCATCCTTTCGATGGTATCAGCGGTCGGGGTCGGCCTCGTATTCGGCAGCGGCTGGGCCGGTGCGTTGTTGATCGGGGCGGCGTTGTCGTCGCACACCTTGCTCGGCTATCCGATCATCAAACGGCAAAAGCTCATGCATCACCGCCCGATTGTGGCGACCATCGGCGGCACATTACTGACCGACACGCTCGCACTGGTGTTGCTGGTCGTCGTGCTACAGGTGGCCGGCGGCGACACGAAAGGGCCTGGCGGCTACCTGCCGCTTATACTGCTCGTCGCACTGGTTGCTGTGGCCCTGTTTGTTCTGCCACGCAGCAGTCACTGGTTTTTTGAGCGCCCGTGGGCGCACCGTGCGGATAAGGCACTCGCGGTGCTGGCAGTGTTGTTCGTGCTGTCGATGGCTGCTGAACTGATAGGCACCAAGAATATCCTGGGGGCGTTCCTTGCCGGTCTTTGCCTGAATCGGTCGTTGAAGTCACAGCCGCCGTTACTGGAGCACGTCCGCTTCGCGGGTCAGGTGCTGTTCATCCCGTTCTTCTTCCTCTCAACCGGCATGCGCCTCGAGCTCGACGTGCTGCTCGGCGGCAGCGAAGCGTGGCGGGAGGCCGGAATGCTGCTGCTCGCAATCCTGTTCGCAAAGTTTGCCGCGGCCTGGGCGACTGGCTGGTGGTTCGGCTACCGCCCGACCGCCCGAATCGTCATGGCATCGCTCGCGCTGCCACAGGCAGCCGCGACGCTCGCGGTGGCGGTCACCGCACTGCAAGCAGAGCTAATCAGTGCAACAACTGTTGACGCGATCATCATCGTCATCTTCGTAACCTGCCTTGTGGGGCCGCTGATCACGCGATTTGCCGGGAAGCGGATAGCCAATGATGCGGAGGCTGAAGCTGAGGAGAAGCAAGGCGGCGGTCAGGCGGAACCAGAAGAACCGGCCCGCTGA
- a CDS encoding acyl-CoA thioesterase yields the protein MNEPKQKSLLSDLLDVDRIDETHFIGHRLEGDRGRIFGGEVLAQALMAASNTVAPDKQVHSAHNYFMRPGDSALPIHYEVFADLDGRSFSNRRVVARQNDKPIFSLTASFQAPEPGLAHQQPMPEKRGPEGLPNERELAQAHADQLPEKLHPMLSRERPFEVRPVNGEANFLTVEPTDQQSMWFRSRESIGNNAPLQRATLAYASDLSLLSTCMRPHGVTWRDPQIRSASIDHAIWFHATEIRTEDWMLYVMDSPWSGASRGLNRGSIYTQDGQLIASVAQEGLIRMVE from the coding sequence ATGAACGAACCGAAACAGAAGAGCTTGCTGTCCGACCTGTTGGACGTGGACCGGATCGACGAGACCCACTTCATCGGGCACCGCCTTGAGGGCGATCGCGGCCGCATCTTTGGCGGCGAAGTGCTGGCCCAGGCGCTCATGGCAGCCTCCAACACGGTGGCCCCTGACAAACAGGTGCATTCCGCCCACAACTATTTCATGCGCCCGGGCGACAGCGCCTTGCCGATACACTATGAGGTCTTCGCCGACCTGGACGGCCGCAGCTTCAGCAACCGGCGGGTGGTCGCCCGGCAGAACGACAAGCCGATCTTCAGCCTGACGGCGTCGTTCCAAGCGCCCGAGCCGGGCCTGGCCCACCAGCAACCGATGCCAGAGAAACGGGGCCCGGAGGGCTTGCCGAATGAGCGAGAGCTCGCCCAGGCGCACGCCGACCAGCTTCCTGAGAAGCTCCACCCCATGCTGAGCCGGGAGCGCCCTTTCGAGGTCCGGCCGGTTAACGGGGAGGCCAACTTCCTGACCGTCGAGCCGACCGACCAGCAGAGCATGTGGTTCCGCAGCCGTGAGTCGATAGGGAATAACGCGCCATTGCAACGAGCCACCCTGGCCTACGCGTCCGATCTGTCCCTGCTCAGTACCTGCATGCGGCCTCACGGCGTGACCTGGCGCGACCCCCAGATTCGCTCCGCCAGCATCGACCACGCCATCTGGTTTCACGCCACTGAAATCCGAACCGAGGACTGGATGCTATACGTTATGGATAGCCCCTGGTCCGGCGCCTCGCGCGGACTCAACCGAGGCAGCATCTATACGCAGGATGGCCAGCTGATCGCTTCGGTGGCGCAAGAGGGTTTGATCAGAATGGTGGAGTAA